One Phaseolus vulgaris cultivar G19833 chromosome 2, P. vulgaris v2.0, whole genome shotgun sequence DNA window includes the following coding sequences:
- the LOC137811384 gene encoding dehydration-responsive element-binding protein 1E-like — protein sequence MEIFTSTHDHDSEASCETGSPTRVQSSGCSDEEVILASSRPKKRAGRRVFKETRHPVYRGVRRRNNNKWVCEMRVPNNNSRIWLGTYRTPEMAARAHDVAALALRGKSACLNFADSVWRLTVPDTTDAEEIRRAAVEAAEAFVAEDVNQQRRSEEIEEPLRLQQEEAMSEDEELHELLMRIANEPLMSPPPCVRDGSGWNDVEIFDAEVSLWNFSI from the coding sequence ATGGAGATTTTCACATCTACTCACGACCACGACTCAGAAGCATCATGCGAAACAGGTTCCCCGACAAGAGTGCAGAGCAGTGGGTGTTCGGACGAGGAAGTGATACTAGCGTCGTCGCGGCCCAAGAAGCGAGCGGGACGAAGAGTGTTCAAGGAGACCAGGCACCCCGTGTACCGCGGAGTGCGGCGGAGGAACAACAACAAGTGGGTCTGCGAGATGCGAGTTCCCAACAACAACTCGCGGATTTGGCTCGGCACCTACCGCACGCCCGAAATGGCGGCGAGGGCGCACGACGTTGCGGCCCTCGCGCTCAGGGGGAAGTCGGCCTGCCTCAATTTCGCCGACTCCGTGTGGCGCCTCACGGTGCCTGACACTACCGACGCGGAGGAGATACGGCGGGCGGCGGTGGAGGCTGCTGAGGCATTTGTGGCTGAGGATGTGAACCAACAGCGGAGGAGTGAAGAAATTGAAGAGCCCCTGCGGCTGCAACAGGAAGAGGCGATGTCGGAAGACGAAGAGTTGCATGAATTGCTTATGCGAATTGCGAATGAGCCATTGATGTCTCCTCCTCCTTGTGTGAGAGATGGCAGTGGCTGGAATGACGTGGAGATATTTGATGCTGAGGTTTCACTGTGGAACTTTTCAATTTGA
- the LOC137811383 gene encoding uncharacterized protein isoform X3: MEGSLFDVHRAEPSQQPMVAAPPLNMKRAESSQQHVRALNTQFASWVQTQLKNHPDELWEDGVRDYINHASSIMEKFSDVVNWLKANASKAENSVPDAGAAFSGKKLLPEVVNKENIFFGGKTTPDTTATNFASPWSPVLFSSSQSIFGYGSQSSAPSNNKASDDVDEENELEQPSSPSVKKTEEKGVVVVHEVKCKLYVKSSDPADKDAWKDKGMGQLSIKCKEGVSKATKESKPTIVVRNEVGKILLNALLYPGIKTNPQKNSLVAIFHTAGNADGSGDNDSVVARTFLIRMKTEDDRNKLASTIQEYAPVS; encoded by the exons ATGGAAGGATCCCTCTTTGATGTTCATAGGGCTGAACCATCTCAACAACCAATGGTGGCAGCACCACCATTGAATATGAAACGCGCAGAGTCATCACAGCAGCATGTGAGAGCTTTAAATACCCAGTTTGCAAG TTGGGTTCAAACGCAACTAAAGAATCATCCTGATGAGCTTTGGGAAGATGGTGTCAGAGATTACATAAATCATGCTTCGAGCATTATG gAAAAGTTCAGTGATGTTGTCAACTGGCTCAAAGCAAATGCATCCAAGGCGGAAAATTCAGTTCCTGATGCTGGTGCTGCTTTTTCTGGGAAAAAGCTCTTGCCTGAAGTAGtaaacaaagaaaatattttttttggaggGAAAACTACTCCTGATACTACTGCTACAAATTTTGCTAGTCCATGGAGTCCTGTATTATTTTCAAGCAGTCAAAGCATTTTTGGATATGGTAG CCAAAGTTCTGCTCCCTCTAACAACAAGGCTTCGGATGATGTAGATGAAG AAAATGAATTGGAGCAGCCTAGCAGCCCATCAGTTAAGAAGACGGAAGAGAAGGGTGTAGTTGTTGTACATGAAGTGAAGTGCAAGCTTTATGTGAAg TCAAGTGATCCAGCTGATAAAGATGCATGGAAAGATAAAGGAATGGGTCAACTGTCTATTAAATGCAAAGAAGGTGTCAGCAAGGCTACCAAAGAATCCAAACCTACAATTGTTGTTCGAAATGAG GTAGGAAAAATTCTTCTCAATGCCTTGTTGTATCCAGGAATCAAGACAAACCCGCAGAAGAACTCTCTTGTTGCAATATTCCATACTGCG GGTAATGCTGACGGAAGTGGGGATAACGATAGTGTAGTTGCACGTACATTCTTGATCCGAATGAAAACCGAAGATGATCGAAATAAGCTGGCTTCAACCATCCAAGAATATGCTCCAGTATCTTGA
- the LOC137811383 gene encoding uncharacterized protein isoform X1, whose protein sequence is MMKGSKRLAVSEPNQVDTNEAPFRNKRIMEGSLFDVHRAEPSQQPMVAAPPLNMKRAESSQQHVRALNTQFASWVQTQLKNHPDELWEDGVRDYINHASSIMEKFSDVVNWLKANASKAENSVPDAGAAFSGKKLLPEVVNKENIFFGGKTTPDTTATNFASPWSPVLFSSSQSIFGYGSQSSAPSNNKASDDVDEENELEQPSSPSVKKTEEKGVVVVHEVKCKLYVKSSDPADKDAWKDKGMGQLSIKCKEGVSKATKESKPTIVVRNEVGKILLNALLYPGIKTNPQKNSLVAIFHTAGNADGSGDNDSVVARTFLIRMKTEDDRNKLASTIQEYAPVS, encoded by the exons ATGATGAAAGGTTCAAAGCGTTTGGCTGTGTCAGAACCCAACCAGGTCGATACTAACGAAGCTCCG TTCCGGAATAAAAGAATAATGGAAGGATCCCTCTTTGATGTTCATAGGGCTGAACCATCTCAACAACCAATGGTGGCAGCACCACCATTGAATATGAAACGCGCAGAGTCATCACAGCAGCATGTGAGAGCTTTAAATACCCAGTTTGCAAG TTGGGTTCAAACGCAACTAAAGAATCATCCTGATGAGCTTTGGGAAGATGGTGTCAGAGATTACATAAATCATGCTTCGAGCATTATG gAAAAGTTCAGTGATGTTGTCAACTGGCTCAAAGCAAATGCATCCAAGGCGGAAAATTCAGTTCCTGATGCTGGTGCTGCTTTTTCTGGGAAAAAGCTCTTGCCTGAAGTAGtaaacaaagaaaatattttttttggaggGAAAACTACTCCTGATACTACTGCTACAAATTTTGCTAGTCCATGGAGTCCTGTATTATTTTCAAGCAGTCAAAGCATTTTTGGATATGGTAG CCAAAGTTCTGCTCCCTCTAACAACAAGGCTTCGGATGATGTAGATGAAG AAAATGAATTGGAGCAGCCTAGCAGCCCATCAGTTAAGAAGACGGAAGAGAAGGGTGTAGTTGTTGTACATGAAGTGAAGTGCAAGCTTTATGTGAAg TCAAGTGATCCAGCTGATAAAGATGCATGGAAAGATAAAGGAATGGGTCAACTGTCTATTAAATGCAAAGAAGGTGTCAGCAAGGCTACCAAAGAATCCAAACCTACAATTGTTGTTCGAAATGAG GTAGGAAAAATTCTTCTCAATGCCTTGTTGTATCCAGGAATCAAGACAAACCCGCAGAAGAACTCTCTTGTTGCAATATTCCATACTGCG GGTAATGCTGACGGAAGTGGGGATAACGATAGTGTAGTTGCACGTACATTCTTGATCCGAATGAAAACCGAAGATGATCGAAATAAGCTGGCTTCAACCATCCAAGAATATGCTCCAGTATCTTGA
- the LOC137811383 gene encoding uncharacterized protein isoform X2, with protein MMKGSKRLAVSEPNQVDTNEAPFRNKRIMEGSLFDVHRAEPSQQPMVAAPPLNMKRAESSQQHVRALNTQFASWVQTQLKNHPDELWEDGVRDYINHASSIMEKFSDVVNWLKANASKAENSVPDAGAAFSGKKLLPEVVNKENIFFGGKTTPDTTATNFASPWSPVLFSSSQSIFGYGSQSSAPSNNKASDDVDEENELEQPSSPSVKKTEEKGVVVVHEVKCKLYVKSSDPADKDAWKDKGMGQLSIKCKEGVSKATKESKPTIVVRNEVGKILLNALLYPGIKTNPQKNSLVAIFHTAGNADGSGDNDSVVARTFLIRMKTEDDRNKLASTIQEYAPVS; from the exons ATGATGAAAGGTTCAAAGCGTTTGGCTGTGTCAGAACCCAACCAGGTCGATACTAACGAAGCTCCG TTCCGGAATAAAAGAATAATGGAAGGATCCCTCTTTGATGTTCATAGGGCTGAACCATCTCAACAACCAATGGTGGCAGCACCACCATTGAATATGAAACGCGCAGAGTCATCACAGCAGCATGTGAGAGCTTTAAATACCCAGTTTGCAAG TTGGGTTCAAACGCAACTAAAGAATCATCCTGATGAGCTTTGGGAAGATGGTGTCAGAGATTACATAAATCATGCTTCGAGCATTATG gAAAAGTTCAGTGATGTTGTCAACTGGCTCAAAGCAAATGCATCCAAGGCGGAAAATTCAGTTCCTGATGCTGGTGCTGCTTTTTCTGGGAAAAAGCTCTTGCCTGAAGTAGtaaacaaagaaaatattttttttggaggGAAAACTACTCCTGATACTACTGCTACAAATTTTGCTAGTCCATGGAGTCCTGTATTATTTTCAAGCAGTCAAAGCATTTTTGGATATG gtAGCCAAAGTTCTGCTCCCTCTAACAACAAGGCTTCGGATGATGTAGATGAAG AAAATGAATTGGAGCAGCCTAGCAGCCCATCAGTTAAGAAGACGGAAGAGAAGGGTGTAGTTGTTGTACATGAAGTGAAGTGCAAGCTTTATGTGAAg TCAAGTGATCCAGCTGATAAAGATGCATGGAAAGATAAAGGAATGGGTCAACTGTCTATTAAATGCAAAGAAGGTGTCAGCAAGGCTACCAAAGAATCCAAACCTACAATTGTTGTTCGAAATGAG GTAGGAAAAATTCTTCTCAATGCCTTGTTGTATCCAGGAATCAAGACAAACCCGCAGAAGAACTCTCTTGTTGCAATATTCCATACTGCG GGTAATGCTGACGGAAGTGGGGATAACGATAGTGTAGTTGCACGTACATTCTTGATCCGAATGAAAACCGAAGATGATCGAAATAAGCTGGCTTCAACCATCCAAGAATATGCTCCAGTATCTTGA
- the LOC137811383 gene encoding uncharacterized protein isoform X4, with protein MEGSLFDVHRAEPSQQPMVAAPPLNMKRAESSQQHVRALNTQFASWVQTQLKNHPDELWEDGVRDYINHASSIMEKFSDVVNWLKANASKAENSVPDAGAAFSGKKLLPEVVNKENIFFGGKTTPDTTATNFASPWSPVLFSSSQSIFGYGSQSSAPSNNKASDDVDEENELEQPSSPSVKKTEEKGVVVVHEVKCKLYVKSSDPADKDAWKDKGMGQLSIKCKEGVSKATKESKPTIVVRNEVGKILLNALLYPGIKTNPQKNSLVAIFHTAGNADGSGDNDSVVARTFLIRMKTEDDRNKLASTIQEYAPVS; from the exons ATGGAAGGATCCCTCTTTGATGTTCATAGGGCTGAACCATCTCAACAACCAATGGTGGCAGCACCACCATTGAATATGAAACGCGCAGAGTCATCACAGCAGCATGTGAGAGCTTTAAATACCCAGTTTGCAAG TTGGGTTCAAACGCAACTAAAGAATCATCCTGATGAGCTTTGGGAAGATGGTGTCAGAGATTACATAAATCATGCTTCGAGCATTATG gAAAAGTTCAGTGATGTTGTCAACTGGCTCAAAGCAAATGCATCCAAGGCGGAAAATTCAGTTCCTGATGCTGGTGCTGCTTTTTCTGGGAAAAAGCTCTTGCCTGAAGTAGtaaacaaagaaaatattttttttggaggGAAAACTACTCCTGATACTACTGCTACAAATTTTGCTAGTCCATGGAGTCCTGTATTATTTTCAAGCAGTCAAAGCATTTTTGGATATG gtAGCCAAAGTTCTGCTCCCTCTAACAACAAGGCTTCGGATGATGTAGATGAAG AAAATGAATTGGAGCAGCCTAGCAGCCCATCAGTTAAGAAGACGGAAGAGAAGGGTGTAGTTGTTGTACATGAAGTGAAGTGCAAGCTTTATGTGAAg TCAAGTGATCCAGCTGATAAAGATGCATGGAAAGATAAAGGAATGGGTCAACTGTCTATTAAATGCAAAGAAGGTGTCAGCAAGGCTACCAAAGAATCCAAACCTACAATTGTTGTTCGAAATGAG GTAGGAAAAATTCTTCTCAATGCCTTGTTGTATCCAGGAATCAAGACAAACCCGCAGAAGAACTCTCTTGTTGCAATATTCCATACTGCG GGTAATGCTGACGGAAGTGGGGATAACGATAGTGTAGTTGCACGTACATTCTTGATCCGAATGAAAACCGAAGATGATCGAAATAAGCTGGCTTCAACCATCCAAGAATATGCTCCAGTATCTTGA